One uncultured Carboxylicivirga sp. genomic window, CCAGTCTCTGTTAAATCAGAAAAAGGATAGATATAATCGGAATAAGGAGCATAAAGATTATACGATCTTCCATCCCCCAGTCCGTAATAGAACTTGTCGTTAAAATCGAACCATACAACATTGTATAATGCAGCTGTAGCAGCTTTGAAGTCCTCTTCCGACTGGTAGAAATTCTCTTGTGTAATTAAATCATTGGGTTGCACTTCCAGAAAATCCTCACAGCTTGTTCCCAACAACGAAAACACTACCAGCAGTATTGAATATATGATATTTTTGCTTTTCATAGTCTTATCTTATTTTCTGTTAGAATGTTACATTAACCCCGAAAGTATAAATACGCGGAGATGGATATCGTGCATTATCAATACCTGTTAATAATGCGTTTTGATTCATCGAACCAATTTCAGGATCGTAGCCTGAATATTTCGTGAAAGTGTACACATTCTGAAGGTTGGTATAAACTTTCATACTCTCGATACCAATTTTAGAAAGCAGACTAGCTGGCAGGTTGTAGGCTAATGATATATTCTGAATACGCAGGTAGGATCCGTCTTCAACAAACTTATCACTGTAACGATAGTTAGATGTAGAAGATGCAGATGATGCTCCGATACGTGGCATATAAGGATCACCACCTACAATCTGAACATTTCGGTAATCATTTGGACCGGCCGGATCAATTAAAGCCAGTTGAGCATATCCCAGGGCATCCGTTAACAGGTTAGTATTCTCTCTTGGATTCTCTAACCAACGACGCTGATAGTTTACCACATCGTTACCGTACGATCCGGTTAAAAAGATATTTAAATCAAATCCTTTGTAACTGAAAGTATTACCAACACCAAAAATAAACTTAGGCTCAGGATTTCCGATATAGGTGCGGTCTTCTTCATTAATCACTCCGTCATCGTTAACATCCTCAAAAATATAATCTCCAATCCATACACTGTTTTCTCCAATCTCCATATCTTCGGGCAAAGCAGTAGGCACAATGTTACCAGAAGCATCCTTATAATAGAAATCTGTAGCGCTCTCAAAACGTCCAATCACTTTATAACCGTAATATTGTCCGATTGGCTGACCAACAGCTGTTCGGGTAACAATGGTTGTTTCTGATCCCTGACTGATTGTTTCATCCAGAATACTGGTTTCGGTATTCAACGACAACACTTTGTTTCGGTTCATTGAATAAACGAAGTTAGATCTCCACATAAAACCGCGGGTATCAACGTTTACTGTATTTAAGGTTAGTTCAATACCTTTATTTTCAAGTGATCCGATATTAACCCAGGGTGGCGATGTTGATCCTTGTCCTGAGGTACCTACATAAGCAGGTAATGGAAGTTCTAACAACAGGTTTTCTGTTTTCTTATAATAAGCATCGGCAATAAACTCAATTCGGTTCTGAAACAGGTTGATATCAAAACCAACGTTGCTCGAATAAGTCGTTTCCCATTCCAGATCAGGGTTGGCTGTATTTAATGCTCTAAGGGAAGTTCCCCAGTTGGCAGTGGCTCCTGAAGTGTATGTTGAAGTATAAGCATATGCTGTTCCTGGAATATTTTCGTTTCCAACAGTACCCCAGCCTAAGCGAAGCTTCAGATTGTTGATCACTTCGTTATCCTGTAAAAAGCTTTCGTTTGATACTTTCCATGCAAATGCTGCTGATGGAAACAATCCCCATCGATTATCTTCGTGAAATTTAGACGATCCATCATAACGGAGAGTAGATGTAAGAAGATATTTATCGTTGAACGAATAGAACAATCGTCCGAAGTAAGAAAAGATAGAAGAAGTATTACTACTGTTGCCATTTCGGGCTGTTGTAGCATCTCCCATATTCAAATCCGTTGAACTGTTGGTCAGATAGCCAGAGCGATAGCCATATAAATACTCCCAATGCGATTCCTGCATTTCCTGACCCAACATCACATTCAAATTATGAATTCCGAATTCCTTATTATAAGTTGCAATGTTTCTCCAGGTCCAGAATTTACTGTATGACTTCGATCGTGAGCCTTCTCTTACTTCATTAGTAATAGCACCAAAAGTATAGGATGGATTGAATGTGTAAGTATTACCCACTCCGTAATCAAAGGCATATTCAGTTTTAATTTTCAACCCTTCAATAATTTCAGCTTCAGCATATGTGTTTCCGCGAATATTCATACTTTCATTGCGGTTGTCTTTTATCATTGCCAGACCAACAGGGTTGTTTTGTACGTATTCATCTGTATCAGGACCGTCAAACGAACCATCAGCATTACGAACTGCCACATTAGGAGTCTGTTTTAAGGCTGTCATAATCAGGTTATCATCCGAAACGGTAGTATTTTGTTTTGAGTTACTAAATGCGAAATTGATTCCTACCTTCAGGTAATCTTTTACTTGTGAATCAAATGTTCCTCTTAGGTTTAAACGTTCAAAGCCTGAGCCAATGGCTATACCATCCTGATCGAGATAACCGGCACCCAAGGCATAAGTACTTTTTTCTGTACCACCTGATACAGACAAGTTATGACTTTGCATCATTGCCTGTGTAAATAATTCATCCTGCCAGTCGGTACCGGCACCCAATAAATCAGGACGAACGAAATTATTATCCCATTGCACAATACCCATTTCAGCGCGGGTATTTTTGTGAATTGCATATTGTTGCAGATTTAATAATGAGAGTTTCTTTGGCATTTCCTGCCATCCCATATAACCATCGTAGCTTATTCGGGCATCTCCTTTTTCACCTTTTCTTGTTGTTATAATTATTACACCATTGGCAGCTCTGGAACCATAAATGGCAGTTGCAGAAGCATCTTTAAGGATATCCATCGATACGATATCAGCCGGATTGATTGAAGACAGTGCATTGGAAGCACTCGATCCGGTATTACCATCGATTATTACGCCGTCAATAACAATGATGGGTTCGTTTGAACCGTTTAATGAACTGATTCCCCGAATCCTGATGGAAGAACCACCTCCGGGCGCACCACTATTTTGTTGAACCTGAACACCAGCAGCACGTCCTTGCAGCACCTGTTCAGGAGAAGTAGTTACTGTTTTTTCAATGGCATCACTGGCCACCGACACTACCGAACCGGTTAAGTCTGTTCTTTTCATCTGGCCATATCCAACCACTACCACCTCACCTATCTTGGCCATGTCTTCTCGCAAAGTAACATCAATGTTAGTCTGATCCGTTACTGTTATTGTCTGAGAAATAAAACCAATAAAATTAAAGGTAAGCTGACTTCCAACCGGAACCGTTAACCCATAATTACCATCAATATCTGTTATTGTTCCTTGTGATGTGCCTAATATTACAATGTTCACGCCAGGTAAAGGTCCTCCTCCGGAATCAGTCACCTTACCCTTAACTGTAATGTTTTGTGCCCATAAAGGCACTGAAATGATCAGGAAAAGCATCAAAAGAAATCTTCTCCTTCGTCCATAGATTATTTTCATAAATATTTAGATTTAAAAACAGATTTGTCTAAAATGTCATAGCAACACATCATGCAAACCGTTTGCTTTAGTTAGCTTGCTGCAAGGGAATAACAGATCAAAAGGCTGCCGATCTGATTTATTATCAGCAGCCTTTTGCACTATGAAACTTAAATGGTTAGTTTTTAATAAACTTAATCGTCCTATTGTCAGTCTTTATGAAATAAATACCTTTTGCAAGTTCAGAAACATCCATTTGAGATTTACTGTCACTTAAGATTTCACTTTTTACCAATGCACCTGTTACACTGTATATCATCAGGGTTTTACCGAGTGTAACCCCATCAATGGTTAACATATCTTTTACAGGATTTGGGTAAAGATTAATTCCTTTAGCACCCTTGCTTTTTATGTTTGTAGCAGCTGAAATGGTTACATCATATTTTGTACTGATTCCTATCCAGGCCCAGTTCTCGCCGGATACGCCAACTTCAATCACATATCTTTCCCCGGAAGCTAAATCTGTTGATAAAGGAAAATCACCTGGTACCTGAAGGTCAAATTGCTCATTTATATAACCCGTAGCAGGTTGTCCGTCAAAGTTCTCAACCCAATGTCCAATCTTATCAGCTACATAGGTATACCCGTTGTAAATTGATAATGCAACTTTCAGACAATATTTTGAATCAGTCTCTGCTCTGTATCTGTAATTTAATGTTATTGTCTCTCCCTGTTCAATAGTACCTGGCGGATCAGCTGTTAATTCTGCCCATGTATAAGGATTAGTTGTTTCGGCTATTGTCATAACATTTCCGTTATAAGAACCCACTGAATAATCACCAAATTCCAACACCAACAAATAATTAATACCATCATCCAGATCATTTGAATTTAATCGCTGAGGCAGGTTAATAGCGATATCTGTTTCAACATCAGTACCTGCTGTTATGGAAACTTCATTATTAACCCATGCCCACTGAGTGCCCCAATCGACACTTGTTCCATCACTGGTTGAAGAATAAATGGAATAAATAAGACTACGATCTACATCAGATGTATATTTAATAGAAACCGTAAGACTTTCTCCGGCAGTACCATTTGGAATATTGGTAACGTTTAAATAGTTATCTGCCATTAATTGTGCAGTAGAAATTACTGCCAAAGCAACAATTAGTAAAAGTTTTTTCATAAAATAGATTTTTAGGATTTAATACTGTTGATGAATATGTTTTCACACAAACAAACCAACTCACCTAAATTACTATGAGAATGAGTTTTATACTTTTCTATTCGTTACAAAACTTTTAATACAGGTAACAATTAACAAAATGTACATATTCTATTATCATTTTGATACCAGCAGAAAAACCAAGGTAACGCAGACCAAAAATTGAGTTTGTAAGTCACGGAATAACACATAAAAAAAGGCGATTGATTTAAATAAAAATCTATCGCCTTTGTATTAATGATTTTAAAAAGTCGCTACAATTGCATTTTTAGTATTTGTCTTACATTATCAATAGTTAAATCACCCTTCTCACCAAGTGCATTAACACCTCTTTGTTCAAATCTATTGCTAATTTCATCAACTGTTGCTTCTGTTATACCATATTCAAATCCCCGGGTTTTGATTCCTAAAGACTCGAAAAAGTCAACAGTCTTTTGAATAGTTGCGTTAACTTTCACTTCTTCTGTTCCGTTGGTAACATTCCACACGTTCGCCCCATATTGTAATATTTTATCCTTTTTATTTTGCAGCATCACCTGCATTACCCCAGGTAATACAATGGCTAAGGTTCGTGCATGATCAATTCCATGAAGAGCTGTCAGTTCATGACCAATCATATGTGTACTCCAATCCTGAGGTACTCCGGTTGAAATTAATCCGTTCAGAGCCATGGTTGCTGCCCACATAAAATTAGCTGCTGCTTCGTAGTCCGAACTATCCTTCATTACTTTAGGACCTTCTTCGATTAAAGTACAAAGTATACTTTCGGCAAAACGATCCTGAATAGGTGCATTAACCGGGTAAGTAAGATACTGCTCCATCACATGAACAAAAGCGTCTACAATACCATTAGCCACCTGTCGTTCGGGTAAAGAAGAAATAACTGTTGGATCCAGCACTGAAAACTTAGGCATTACCAAAGGAGTACCAAACCCTAACTTGTCTTTTGTTTCACTTCTGGTTATAACCGAGTTTCCATTCATTTCGCTACCTGTGGCAGGAAGTGTTAATACAGCACCAATTGGCAGTGGATTGGTTATACTATTTATATCACCTTTCGAAAGAATATTCCATGGATCACCATTTGGATAATGAACAGCCGCTGAAACAAATTTTGTTCCATCTAAAACCGATCCACCCCCTACAGCCAGCAAAAAGTCAATTCCTTTTTCTCTCACAATCTCCACTGCTTTCATAAGTGTTTCGTAGTGAGGATTGGGCTCTATTCCACTAAATTCAATTACTTCAAAATCTTTTAATTGCTCCTGCACTTTTTCATATACCCCATTTTTTTTGATACTTCCACCGCCGTAAAGCATCATTACTTTCGAACCAACCGGAATCTCATTTTTAAAATTGGATAACTCACCTTTTCCGAAAAGGATTTTCACCGGATTATGGAAATGAAAATTATTCATGACTTAACTGTTTTAGTTTACTCTCAAAGATACACTAAATTGATGTATGATGTGAGATGTTTAAATGTATGATATTTGATTGGGGACCAAAGATGGAAGCAATTAATCTATCAGTCATATCGATTATCAATGGAAAATAGCAATAAGATAATGTTGACCTGGATAATTCGAGTTGTTCTGTATCATATTTACATTTACGAAATAAGCTAATAACCTTATAATTAACTACTAGCTACTGACTACTAGCTACTGACAACTGATTATATACTATTGCCTAATTATGCATTCCTTCTATGGTTTTTATGCTACCATCTTCATTATATTCCAACTCAACCACTTTCAAACTGCGCAACCAGGTTTTTCCATTTGAAGGAACGCAATCATGATGAAATAAATACCACTTTCCTTTGAATTCAACAATTGAATGATGTGTGGTCCAACCTACCACGGGTGTCAGAATAACTCCCTGATAGGTGAAAGGTCCGTATGGATTATCACCTGTAGCATAACACAATAAATGAGTATCTCCGGTTGAATATGAAAAATAATATTTGCCATTATAATAATGCATCCACGAAGCTTCAAAGAATCTTCGATCATGATCGCCAGCCTTAAGTGGTTCTCCATTTTCATCCAGTATAACAAGATCTTTTGGTTCTTCGGCAAATTCCAGCATATCATCAGCCAGTTTCACAACCTTTGCACACAAAGCAGGTTCCTCATCAGCAGGTTCTGCCCCGCACTCCTGTGCTTTATTATCACGATAGCGTTGCAGCTGACCGCCCCATAACCCACCAAAATACATGTAATAATCTCCGTTTCCATTATCAAACACACATGGATCGATACTGTAACTTCCTAACATAGGATGACTTTCGGGAATAAAAGGACCTTCGGGTGTATCACTAACAGCCACACCAATATGAAATATGTCGTTTTTATCTTTGACCGGAAAATACATATAATATTTTCCATTTTTACAGGCCACATCAGTATCCCACATCTGACGACCAGCCCAAGGCACGTCTTTAACATCAAGTACTTTACCATGATCGGTAACCGGACCATCAATATCATCCATCGAAAAAACATGATAATCGCGCATATCAAAATGATCTCCATTATCATTTTCGGGGATGCCCGATTCAATATCGTGTGAGGGATAAATATAAATTTTTCCATTAAAAACATGAACTGCAGGATCAGCAGTGTACATATGATCAACCAGATATCTCGGATTCTTCATTTTTTTATGATTTAATTATTTTGACTTGCTACTTCTTTGATTATTTCATTTACAATTGTTTTGGGTTGATAGCTACGATCGAACAACAATGGGTAATCAGTTCGTCCTTTTATAGGCCAGTCGTTTTTCCATGTATCATTATCTGTTACACCCCAAAGAGTCACACGAGATATCTTATCCTGATGATTGAGAAACAATTTGAAGAAATCAAGATATCGCTGCGTAAATTGCGCTTCGATGGAATCTGTCATGCCATTTTTTATTGGATCCATACTTTCGCGATAAGCAAAGCGATCAGCAACATTGGCTCCCATTGTCTCGTAAGGTGATGGCAGTACCGATAGGTCAAGTTCTGTTATCATTACCTTTACACCTAATCCTGCGAAAAAGGTAACTGCATTCTCAAATTCAGTAATTGACGGATAATTTAACCCATAATGAGCCTGCATACCAACAGCATCAATCCGCAAACTATCATCTTTCAGCATTTGCACCAAACGTTCAACTCCCTGTTGTCGACCTTTTTGAAACATCGAATAGTCGTTGTAGTATAATTCAGCATCAGGATCAGCCTCATGAGCAAACTGAAATGCCAGTTTCAGATATTCTTCCCCAATGATAGTATAAAACTTGCTTTTCCGCCATGAGCCATCATCCTCAATAGCCTCGTTTACAACATCCCAGCCTTTAACCTTTCCTTTATATCGACCAACAATGGTATTGATATGATTCTTCATCCGTTCGATTAACACTTCGCGACTAACATCATTTCCTTCCTCATCAACAAAAAACCAATCGGGACATTGTGAGTGCCATATTAAGGTGTGGCCAACAATAAACATGCTGTTAGCCTGCCCAAAAGCCACAAACTGATCTGCTTTGGTAAAGTTGTAATCATCTTCTTTGGGATGAATCACTTCACTCTTCATGCAATTCTCAGCTACAACCGAATTAAAATGTTTTTTGATAATATTGATACCAGCAGAATCCGTTCCATAGATATGATTGCTATTCAATGCTGTACCAATAATAAATTTATCACTCAGTACATCTTTTAAACCTTCCTCTTTCATGGGAGTTTGGCATGAAAAAATGAGTACTGAAAATGAAATTATTAGTAAATACTTGCTACAAAAAAGTTTCTTATTCATGGTTAGTCTTTTCATCAGTTATGATGTTTCTTATCAAATTTAAGTTCTTTTAGTTCTTCCAGTTTGTGCACAGGTTTGTCAATGGCATCGGGGAAAGGCAATTTTGAGAAGGTCTGAAAATAAAGTAAACAGGCTTCTTTCCACCAAATGGCTTCTTTTAGCTGAATTGCTATCTTTTGTTTAACCTCTTCAAACCGTTTTTCATCAATAAATGGTTCCATCGTATTCCACATCTCCTGCGATTTTCTTACCTCATCAACACCCTGCTGGTATTTCAAACACAGTTGATTCCAAAGAGTGAGGCCGCTTTTCATTTGATAATTCCAGGGTACATGATGAAACCACAGCAAATATTCTTCGGGACAGGTAGCTACATTATCAAACATACTTTGTAATGGAGCCTGATACTGCTCTAAAGCATTACTACCTGAAGAAGAACGATCAAAACCAATACCCAAGGAATCAGCCTTATGATAATAGGTTGGCAACCAATCAGGCCTTGCAACTTCAATTTCGCACCAGGGTTCAGGTCCGTAATGATGATCCCAGCCCATAAGATGATGCAGGCCCAAAGGAGTCATATAATTGACAGTTGCCTCCCGCGATTTCATCATTACCTCAACAATCGCTTCAACAGCCTTATCGTCCTGAGTTAATGTCTGACGGGTCCATTCATCTGCAATCATCTTAACATCTAAGTCAGGATTCCATGCCAAACGCCCGAAAACATACCAGTTAGCCTGAGCAAAATGATGTCCGCACCAATTATTAT contains:
- a CDS encoding iron-containing alcohol dehydrogenase, translated to MNNFHFHNPVKILFGKGELSNFKNEIPVGSKVMMLYGGGSIKKNGVYEKVQEQLKDFEVIEFSGIEPNPHYETLMKAVEIVREKGIDFLLAVGGGSVLDGTKFVSAAVHYPNGDPWNILSKGDINSITNPLPIGAVLTLPATGSEMNGNSVITRSETKDKLGFGTPLVMPKFSVLDPTVISSLPERQVANGIVDAFVHVMEQYLTYPVNAPIQDRFAESILCTLIEEGPKVMKDSSDYEAAANFMWAATMALNGLISTGVPQDWSTHMIGHELTALHGIDHARTLAIVLPGVMQVMLQNKKDKILQYGANVWNVTNGTEEVKVNATIQKTVDFFESLGIKTRGFEYGITEATVDEISNRFEQRGVNALGEKGDLTIDNVRQILKMQL
- a CDS encoding T9SS type A sorting domain-containing protein codes for the protein MKKLLLIVALAVISTAQLMADNYLNVTNIPNGTAGESLTVSIKYTSDVDRSLIYSIYSSTSDGTSVDWGTQWAWVNNEVSITAGTDVETDIAINLPQRLNSNDLDDGINYLLVLEFGDYSVGSYNGNVMTIAETTNPYTWAELTADPPGTIEQGETITLNYRYRAETDSKYCLKVALSIYNGYTYVADKIGHWVENFDGQPATGYINEQFDLQVPGDFPLSTDLASGERYVIEVGVSGENWAWIGISTKYDVTISAATNIKSKGAKGINLYPNPVKDMLTIDGVTLGKTLMIYSVTGALVKSEILSDSKSQMDVSELAKGIYFIKTDNRTIKFIKN
- a CDS encoding endo-1,4-beta-xylanase; amino-acid sequence: MNKKLFCSKYLLIISFSVLIFSCQTPMKEEGLKDVLSDKFIIGTALNSNHIYGTDSAGINIIKKHFNSVVAENCMKSEVIHPKEDDYNFTKADQFVAFGQANSMFIVGHTLIWHSQCPDWFFVDEEGNDVSREVLIERMKNHINTIVGRYKGKVKGWDVVNEAIEDDGSWRKSKFYTIIGEEYLKLAFQFAHEADPDAELYYNDYSMFQKGRQQGVERLVQMLKDDSLRIDAVGMQAHYGLNYPSITEFENAVTFFAGLGVKVMITELDLSVLPSPYETMGANVADRFAYRESMDPIKNGMTDSIEAQFTQRYLDFFKLFLNHQDKISRVTLWGVTDNDTWKNDWPIKGRTDYPLLFDRSYQPKTIVNEIIKEVASQNN
- a CDS encoding glycoside hydrolase family 43 protein, which codes for MKNPRYLVDHMYTADPAVHVFNGKIYIYPSHDIESGIPENDNGDHFDMRDYHVFSMDDIDGPVTDHGKVLDVKDVPWAGRQMWDTDVACKNGKYYMYFPVKDKNDIFHIGVAVSDTPEGPFIPESHPMLGSYSIDPCVFDNGNGDYYMYFGGLWGGQLQRYRDNKAQECGAEPADEEPALCAKVVKLADDMLEFAEEPKDLVILDENGEPLKAGDHDRRFFEASWMHYYNGKYYFSYSTGDTHLLCYATGDNPYGPFTYQGVILTPVVGWTTHHSIVEFKGKWYLFHHDCVPSNGKTWLRSLKVVELEYNEDGSIKTIEGMHN
- a CDS encoding TonB-dependent receptor — translated: MKIIYGRRRRFLLMLFLIISVPLWAQNITVKGKVTDSGGGPLPGVNIVILGTSQGTITDIDGNYGLTVPVGSQLTFNFIGFISQTITVTDQTNIDVTLREDMAKIGEVVVVGYGQMKRTDLTGSVVSVASDAIEKTVTTSPEQVLQGRAAGVQVQQNSGAPGGGSSIRIRGISSLNGSNEPIIVIDGVIIDGNTGSSASNALSSINPADIVSMDILKDASATAIYGSRAANGVIIITTRKGEKGDARISYDGYMGWQEMPKKLSLLNLQQYAIHKNTRAEMGIVQWDNNFVRPDLLGAGTDWQDELFTQAMMQSHNLSVSGGTEKSTYALGAGYLDQDGIAIGSGFERLNLRGTFDSQVKDYLKVGINFAFSNSKQNTTVSDDNLIMTALKQTPNVAVRNADGSFDGPDTDEYVQNNPVGLAMIKDNRNESMNIRGNTYAEAEIIEGLKIKTEYAFDYGVGNTYTFNPSYTFGAITNEVREGSRSKSYSKFWTWRNIATYNKEFGIHNLNVMLGQEMQESHWEYLYGYRSGYLTNSSTDLNMGDATTARNGNSSNTSSIFSYFGRLFYSFNDKYLLTSTLRYDGSSKFHEDNRWGLFPSAAFAWKVSNESFLQDNEVINNLKLRLGWGTVGNENIPGTAYAYTSTYTSGATANWGTSLRALNTANPDLEWETTYSSNVGFDINLFQNRIEFIADAYYKKTENLLLELPLPAYVGTSGQGSTSPPWVNIGSLENKGIELTLNTVNVDTRGFMWRSNFVYSMNRNKVLSLNTETSILDETISQGSETTIVTRTAVGQPIGQYYGYKVIGRFESATDFYYKDASGNIVPTALPEDMEIGENSVWIGDYIFEDVNDDGVINEEDRTYIGNPEPKFIFGVGNTFSYKGFDLNIFLTGSYGNDVVNYQRRWLENPRENTNLLTDALGYAQLALIDPAGPNDYRNVQIVGGDPYMPRIGASSASSTSNYRYSDKFVEDGSYLRIQNISLAYNLPASLLSKIGIESMKVYTNLQNVYTFTKYSGYDPEIGSMNQNALLTGIDNARYPSPRIYTFGVNVTF